Proteins co-encoded in one Ralstonia sp. RRA genomic window:
- the accD gene encoding acetyl-CoA carboxylase, carboxyltransferase subunit beta, protein MSWLDKLLPPKIQQTDPSQRKGIPEGLWIKCPACESVLYRTDIEANLHVCPKCDHHMRIGARARLDALLDAEGRYELGQEILPVDPLKFKDSKKYPDRIKAAMDNSGETDAMVVLGGAIHALPVVVACFEFEFMTGSMGSVVGERFARGAQMALEQKVPFICVTASGGARMQESLLSLMQMAKTTAMIQKLAEAKLPFISVLTDPTTGGVSASFAFMGDVVIAEPKAMIGFAGPRVIEQTVREKLPEGFQRAEFLLQKGAIDMIVDRRNMRREIAELLALLQKQPADALA, encoded by the coding sequence ATGAGCTGGCTGGACAAACTGCTTCCGCCCAAGATCCAACAGACCGATCCGTCGCAACGCAAGGGCATTCCGGAAGGCCTCTGGATCAAATGCCCGGCCTGCGAGTCGGTGCTGTACCGTACCGACATCGAAGCCAATCTGCACGTCTGCCCGAAGTGCGACCACCACATGCGCATCGGCGCGCGTGCTCGCCTGGATGCGCTGCTGGACGCCGAAGGCCGCTATGAGCTGGGCCAGGAGATCCTCCCGGTCGATCCGCTCAAGTTCAAGGACAGCAAGAAATACCCCGACCGCATCAAGGCCGCCATGGACAACTCCGGCGAGACCGATGCAATGGTCGTGCTGGGTGGCGCCATTCATGCGCTGCCGGTGGTGGTGGCCTGCTTCGAGTTTGAGTTCATGACCGGCTCGATGGGCTCGGTGGTGGGAGAGCGCTTTGCACGCGGCGCGCAGATGGCGCTGGAGCAGAAGGTGCCGTTCATCTGCGTGACGGCATCGGGCGGTGCGCGTATGCAGGAAAGCCTGCTGTCGCTCATGCAGATGGCCAAGACCACGGCGATGATCCAGAAGCTGGCCGAGGCCAAGCTGCCGTTCATCAGCGTGCTGACCGATCCGACCACCGGCGGTGTGTCCGCCAGCTTTGCCTTTATGGGCGATGTGGTGATCGCTGAACCCAAGGCAATGATCGGCTTTGCCGGCCCGCGCGTGATTGAGCAGACTGTGCGCGAGAAGCTGCCGGAAGGCTTCCAGCGTGCCGAGTTCCTGCTGCAGAAGGGCGCCATCGACATGATCGTCGACCGCCGCAACATGCGCCGCGAGATTGCCGAGCTGCTGGCGCTCTTGCAGAAGCAACCGGCCGACGCACTGGCCTGA
- the trpA gene encoding tryptophan synthase subunit alpha, with the protein MSRIAQTFSQLSAQGRKGLIPFITAGDPYPEMTVDLMHALVKGGANVIELGVPFSDPMADGPVIQRASERALAQKVGLRTVLEYVRTFRATDATTPVVLMGYANPIERMGVDAFAKAASEAGVDGVLVVDYPPEECEDFAKAMKATGIDPIFLLAPTSTEARIAQIARVASGYIYYVSLKGVTGAATIDLDAVAARIPQIRQHARLPVGVGFGIRDAATARAIGGVADAVVIGSRIVQLLEEAPREQAVQCLTDFIAEIRQALDA; encoded by the coding sequence ATGTCCCGCATCGCTCAAACCTTTTCGCAGTTGTCCGCACAGGGCCGCAAGGGCCTGATCCCGTTCATCACGGCGGGCGATCCGTACCCCGAGATGACCGTTGACCTCATGCACGCGCTGGTGAAGGGCGGCGCCAACGTCATCGAGCTGGGTGTGCCGTTTTCTGACCCGATGGCCGACGGCCCGGTTATTCAACGTGCGTCTGAACGCGCATTGGCCCAGAAGGTGGGCCTGCGTACGGTGCTGGAATACGTGCGCACGTTCCGCGCCACGGATGCCACGACGCCCGTGGTGTTAATGGGCTATGCCAATCCGATCGAGCGCATGGGCGTTGACGCCTTCGCCAAGGCTGCGTCTGAAGCAGGCGTGGACGGCGTGCTGGTGGTCGATTACCCACCTGAGGAGTGCGAGGACTTCGCCAAGGCCATGAAGGCCACCGGGATCGATCCGATCTTTCTGCTGGCGCCGACATCCACCGAGGCGCGTATTGCGCAGATCGCCCGCGTGGCCAGTGGCTACATCTACTACGTCTCGCTCAAGGGTGTGACCGGCGCGGCGACCATCGATCTGGATGCCGTGGCTGCACGCATCCCGCAGATTCGCCAGCACGCGCGGCTGCCAGTGGGCGTCGGCTTCGGCATCCGTGATGCGGCAACTGCACGTGCCATCGGTGGCGTTGCCGATGCCGTGGTCATCGGATCCCGCATTGTGCAATTGCTTGAAGAGGCTCCGCGCGAACAAGCGGTACAATGCTTGACTGATTTCATCGCGGAGATCCGCCAGGCGCTGGACGCCTGA
- a CDS encoding site-specific DNA-methyltransferase encodes MTERAIDGIFNEDCITGVGHLADGSVDLVIADPPYGLGKDYGNDSDKLSGDAYLAWSERWIDAVVPKLARNGSLYLFCTWQYAPELFVMLKQRLMMINEIIWDRRVPSMGGSTRKFSSVHDNIGFFAASRDYYFDVDAVRIPYDAETKKARSRKRFEGKKWLEVGYNPKDVWSVSRLHRQDPERAEHPTQKPLELVERMILASCPPGGLVLDPFLGSGTTAAASARLGRRFAGFEINADYCRVARERVAAVHAAAANAQPTESEAPDTIKVA; translated from the coding sequence ATGACCGAGCGCGCCATCGACGGCATCTTCAACGAGGACTGCATTACCGGGGTCGGGCATCTGGCCGACGGCAGCGTGGACCTCGTCATCGCCGATCCGCCGTACGGGCTGGGCAAGGATTACGGCAATGACTCCGACAAGCTGTCGGGCGATGCCTACCTGGCCTGGTCCGAACGCTGGATCGATGCGGTGGTTCCCAAGCTGGCGCGCAACGGCTCGCTCTACCTGTTCTGCACGTGGCAATACGCGCCGGAACTGTTCGTGATGCTCAAGCAGCGTCTCATGATGATCAACGAGATCATCTGGGACCGCCGCGTGCCCAGCATGGGGGGCAGCACGCGCAAGTTCTCGTCGGTGCACGACAACATCGGCTTCTTTGCTGCTTCGCGCGACTACTACTTTGACGTCGATGCCGTGCGCATTCCGTACGACGCCGAGACGAAGAAAGCGCGCAGCCGCAAGCGTTTTGAGGGCAAGAAGTGGCTGGAAGTCGGCTACAACCCGAAGGACGTGTGGAGCGTGTCGCGCCTGCACCGGCAAGACCCGGAGCGCGCGGAGCACCCGACGCAGAAGCCGCTGGAACTGGTGGAACGCATGATCCTGGCAAGCTGCCCGCCGGGCGGCCTGGTGCTGGACCCGTTCCTGGGCAGTGGCACCACGGCTGCGGCGAGCGCAAGGCTTGGCCGCCGCTTTGCCGGCTTCGAGATCAACGCCGACTATTGCCGTGTAGCACGCGAGCGCGTGGCTGCTGTGCATGCCGCTGCTGCCAACGCACAACCGACTGAATCTGAGGCGCCTGACACCATCAAGGTCGCCTGA
- the folC gene encoding bifunctional tetrahydrofolate synthase/dihydrofolate synthase, which produces MPTFDNLPDWLAHLETAHPVGIDMGLARISRVRDVLGLEFTSVVFTVGGTNGKGSTCSMLEAMLLAAGYKVGCHTSPHLIDFNERARVNGEIATDAMLLPHFEAVERARCSLSDDHGEPVSLTYFEFTTLAIMHLFANAGLDAVILEVGLGGRLDAVNIIDTDCAIITSVDLDHMTYLGDTREAIGFEKAGIFRPGKPAICSDPVPPISLVKQAEAVGADLWLIGRDFNFQGDKQQWGFSGRGRRWPSLGYPALRGANQLLNASAALAALESVRDRLPISAQDVRLGLSQVALPGRFQVMAGRPAVILDVAHNPHAAAALGQNLENMGFFRYTYAVFGAMQDKDIAGVLGHMLDKVDHWCLTDLPTPRAASAARLEQALTDAGFQPGKESSVSTFSDPATAYRNAMERATEDDRIVVFGSFFTVAGVLAERKNRAH; this is translated from the coding sequence ATGCCTACATTCGATAACCTTCCCGATTGGCTGGCCCACCTGGAAACCGCTCACCCGGTCGGCATCGACATGGGCCTGGCCCGCATCAGCCGCGTGCGTGACGTGCTGGGTCTGGAGTTCACATCCGTCGTCTTTACGGTTGGCGGCACCAACGGCAAGGGCTCGACCTGCTCGATGCTGGAGGCGATGCTGCTGGCCGCCGGCTACAAGGTTGGCTGCCATACGTCGCCACACCTGATCGATTTCAACGAACGCGCCCGCGTGAATGGCGAGATCGCCACCGACGCGATGCTGCTGCCGCATTTCGAAGCCGTAGAGCGCGCGCGCTGCAGCCTCAGTGACGACCACGGTGAGCCGGTCAGCCTGACGTATTTCGAGTTCACCACGCTGGCGATCATGCATCTCTTTGCCAACGCGGGGCTCGATGCGGTCATTCTCGAAGTGGGTCTGGGCGGGCGTCTGGATGCGGTCAATATCATCGACACGGATTGCGCCATCATTACCAGCGTCGATCTGGACCACATGACCTATCTGGGCGACACGCGCGAGGCGATCGGCTTCGAGAAGGCGGGGATCTTCCGCCCGGGCAAGCCGGCAATCTGCTCCGATCCGGTGCCGCCGATTTCGCTGGTCAAGCAAGCCGAGGCCGTTGGTGCTGACCTTTGGTTGATCGGCCGCGATTTCAACTTCCAGGGCGACAAGCAGCAGTGGGGTTTCAGCGGACGGGGGCGGCGCTGGCCGAGCCTCGGCTATCCGGCACTGCGCGGTGCGAATCAGTTGCTGAATGCCTCGGCGGCCCTGGCGGCGCTGGAGTCGGTGCGCGACCGGTTGCCAATTTCCGCGCAGGACGTGCGCCTGGGGTTGTCGCAGGTGGCGTTGCCGGGCCGTTTCCAGGTCATGGCAGGTCGTCCTGCAGTGATTCTGGATGTGGCGCATAACCCGCATGCGGCAGCAGCGCTCGGTCAGAACCTCGAAAACATGGGCTTCTTCCGCTACACCTACGCGGTGTTCGGTGCCATGCAGGACAAGGACATCGCCGGGGTGCTCGGTCACATGCTCGACAAGGTCGACCATTGGTGTCTGACCGATCTGCCGACACCGCGTGCGGCCAGCGCCGCGCGCCTGGAGCAGGCATTGACGGACGCCGGCTTCCAGCCGGGCAAGGAGTCGAGCGTCAGCACATTCAGCGATCCCGCCACAGCCTATCGCAACGCCATGGAGCGTGCGACTGAGGATGATAGAATCGTGGTCTTCGGATCGTTCTTCACCGTTGCTGGTGTGCTTGCGGAGCGCAAGAACCGCGCGCACTAG